In Camelina sativa cultivar DH55 chromosome 13, Cs, whole genome shotgun sequence, the genomic window TTCTCGAAAGTCAATCATGAATGAGGAATCTTCCACTGATTAAGGATAAATGAATATAAACAATATCATAAGCCAACACCCGCTTACAGATATTAAAAGAAACCATCAGTATGAGTAAGCTAATACCATAAGTAGATCGATTCAAAGTTGAATAATTCAGACCAATTCAAGCTTGAAATGGTCCTTCAATTATCAGAAAGGCAagtcacataaaaaaaaaaatgcgagAAACGGAGAAAGGATCATTAATAACAACAATGTGTGGAAATATCAACTCACCGTTGTTTACAAATTCTGTGGGGTTGCTTGTACTTGCAGAAGTAGAAGTGTTGTTAGTGAAGCTGATAGAAGAAATGCTTCTCTGTGACTGAAGTGTGCTGTTGTCCATCTCGCAGGTGCTTGTGCTCCAGAAGCCGTCTGATACACTTGGCTTCTTCACTAAACGACCTTGAATCCTTAACCCTTTAGACGGCTCATCCACTGCAACTATAAGCGGTGGTTTATTGCAGCATCCAAAACAACCTCTGTACTGTTGcaaaaccacaaaacaaaaaaaaatgccagTGAGAAGGCTTTGACTAGGATTGCAGACAAAGTGCGAATATCTGTTctcaaaagtaataaaaatgcaaaaattaagGAATTTCACTTGGAAGACTCATTGCACATACAAACATAGCTTCTACAGAAAGAGAGATCAAAAACAATGAAGAGAAAGGGACACAGGAAAGTTCCTTTATATACTCTTAAGATTATGAAGTGAAGTTTCTTTGATGATCTCAAACAATAGGTATTGATATTAAAGACACTCAAAGCAAATGGTTACAAGCATGATACAAAAAATCTAGAGCAAAACTAAAACCTGAGAGATGCTTTGATTTGATACCTTTTTTTGCTTAAAATGCAAGcaataaccatatatatatatatatatatatatccacataAGCAATAGGGTAGCTACAATGAAAGCAAACCTAACCTACAATTTAAGTAAATTAGACAGATCAAAGTTTAGTATTTAAAGTCAAAATTTTTACACTCCAGTTTCATAAAACTCTTCTTCATTTCTCAGTCACACAGACAAggcttccaaaacaaaaaaaaaaaaaaaaaaNCTTGAGACTTTGAATTAGAACAACACACAAGGAATTGAGGAGAAAGATCCTCACTTACCCCATGCAACCAAATAACTGGTAGATCCAAGAAGGAATAATTTCACGGAGATGCATCTATCTACAACAACCAAATTAGAGATCTTCTTATCAAGACCCTTATTCCTGGTAGGAGAAGTCTCACAATCCTgcaattttcaaaatacccaaaTTCCATTATTCTCTTAAATCTAATCAttgtaatccaaaaaaaaaaaaaaaaaatcacttttttggagatgagaaaaaaacagagaaaataacCTCAAAAATGGCATATTCGGGGcagattgggattagggttttgttcaaCCCCCTCCCCTGCAGATAAATCtcaaatcttttcttcttcttcttcttcttcttcttcttcttttttgtttatgcgTGTcagcgtgtgtgtgtgtgtgtgtggttctGCAACTCCCAAAAAAGAAGGAATAGAAATATTccgtttttattattattattttttcactgAGAAAATTGTCTGTTACTTATGCTTTATTAATTGTActtgaattaattaattaatcaaagttTTAAAGTTTGGGACCATAtttaggagattttttttttgtataactaATCTGATTTTACTAACTCGGAATTTCCCTTATTcattattaaatagttttataaattagaaaaataaatagtggttatatatattatttatttttggttgaaaataCGATTTAAAACCAttattactttaatttattccaaaaagtttttgctttttttatattttttgtactttacagaaaagaaaagagagattcgTGCATGTGGTAGCCAAATTGTGTTGCTGAGAATATCAAAGCTAAGTAATCCTTCTACTCTTgcttgacaaaacaaaaaaggtaatCCTTCTCCTCTCGAGTGTAAGAGAGGACATTGTTTTGTTCCTTTATTCATTGGttggtggatttggattttaaaacaatttgagAGTATTATAGATATCTACAAATTCGTTAAACGTTAATCGGATGTTCCAATACGATTTAGCTGCGTCTACCCAAATTTCATTagctttgaatatttttgtttgagagTATTTTTtcgaataattttgtttttataacaactaatgatattacaaaaaaaagcaaaacaaatattcatttttaaccAGATTTTATGAAACGGCTAAAcgaaaaattattataaattcatgaaacggctaaacttaaaaaaaaaaaaaaagataaaaaaaaagaaagacaactGATCAGTTTTTCGTTAATCAATTTGACTAGAATGAAGGTGGCATTATGGTATGGAcgtattttagatattttgtgtCGGCAATGGGAATAATAGATAAGTTTTGCTGTGTCCCATCTCAATTATTGATGTAATATGAAAAGTGTGAAGAGTTTTCCTTTGGTGTTT contains:
- the LOC104736557 gene encoding uncharacterized protein LOC104736557 isoform X1 produces the protein MWIYIYIYIYGYCLHFKQKKVSNQSISQYRGCFGCCNKPPLIVAVDEPSKGLRIQGRLVKKPSVSDGFWSTSTCEMDNSTLQSQRSISSISFTNNTSTSASTSNPTEFVNNGLNHWNQTRQQWLANGTSQKKAKLREPTISWNATYESLLGMNKRFSRPIPLPEMVDFLVDVWEQEGLYD
- the LOC104736557 gene encoding uncharacterized protein LOC104736557 isoform X2, with amino-acid sequence MHLREIIPSWIYQLFGCMGGCFGCCNKPPLIVAVDEPSKGLRIQGRLVKKPSVSDGFWSTSTCEMDNSTLQSQRSISSISFTNNTSTSASTSNPTEFVNNGLNHWNQTRQQWLANGTSQKKAKLREPTISWNATYESLLGMNKRFSRPIPLPEMVDFLVDVWEQEGLYD